Proteins from one Triticum aestivum cultivar Chinese Spring chromosome 7A, IWGSC CS RefSeq v2.1, whole genome shotgun sequence genomic window:
- the LOC123150491 gene encoding uncharacterized protein translates to MGCKGSKHALHGGGGGALDARKCASGLVARHSVALRSSTLGTLSLDRATAAAVSFAGGEGAVAGATAARSGKEGAAGRCRSFAGWFPASPKVEPGQPVKRQRLAPPRTPTKTPARAPEEINVWELMDGLDDDGAEDEEEEEYDDCVDGQVESAPGSPEFDPDVLSAFREALAELSPPPPEADDASDGGAVVKKDEIEVFADVASDGGAVVKNEEIQVFADVVSDGGAVVKEEIQVFDDVASDGGAIVKKEEIQVFAGVVRARLDVLQGRIDSRSQKNPPPPPPPPESARRVVVYLTSLRGIRQTYEDCWAASTILSSYGVHVDERDLSMHAGYKEELRDALGAGAPAAGTGVLPQVFVDGWHLGGAEEVRRMHESGELAEALEACEPAPGAAGGGKDGPGGFAAEPCGGCGGARFVPCDVCSGSCKLFVEDEDGAGAFRRCPDCNENGLLRCPIC, encoded by the coding sequence atgGGGTGCAAGGGGTCCAAGCACGCGCTGcatggcggcgggggcggcgcgctgGATGCGCGGAAGTGCGCGTCGGGGCTCGTGGCGCGCCACTCCGTCGCGCTCCGGTCGTCCACGCTCGGCACGCTCAGCCTCGACCGCGCCACGGCCGCGGCGGTTTCTTTCGCaggaggggagggggcggtggcgggggcgacggcggcgaggtccGGGAAGGAGGGCGCGGCGGGGAGGTGCCGGTCCTTCGCCGGGTGGTTCCCGGCGTCGCCCAAGGTGGAGCCTGGCCAGCCGGTGAAGCGGCAGAGGCTGGCGCCCCCAAGGACGCCCACCAAGACGCCCGCGCGTGCCCCCGAGGAGATCAACGTGTGGGAGCTCATGGACGGGCTCGACGACGACGGcgcggaggacgaggaggaggaggaatacgATGACTGCGTGGACGGGCAGGTGGAGTCGGCGCCCGGATCGCCGGAGTTCGACCCCGACGTCCTGTCGGCGTTCCGGGAGGCGCTCGCCGAGCTGTCGCCTCCTCCGCCGGAAGCCGACGACGCGAGCGACGGAGGGGCCGTCGTCAAGAAGGACGAAATCGAGGTGTTCGCCGACGTCGCGAGCGACGGAGGGGCCGTCGTCAAGAATGAGGAAATCCAGGTGTTCGCCGACGTCGTGAGCGACGGAGGAGCCGTTGTCAAGGAGGAAATCCAGGTGTTCGACGACGTCGCGAGCGACGGAGGAGCCATCGTCAAGAAGGAGGAAATTCAGGTGTTCGCCGGCGTAGTGCGTGCGCGGCTGGACGTGCTCCAGGGAAGGATCGACAGCAGGTCACAAAAgaatcccccgccgccaccgcccccgccggaGAGCGCGAGGCGGGTGGTCGTCTACCTGACGAGCCTCCGCGGCATCCGGCAGACGTACGAGGACTGCTGGGCGGCGAGCACGATCCTGTCCAGCTACGGCGTGCACGTGGACGAGCGGGACCTGTCGATGCACGCGGGGTACAAGGAGGAGCTGCGCGACGCGCTCGGCGCAGGCGCCCCCGCCGCAGGCACCGGCGTGCTGCCGCAGGTGTTCGTCGACGGCTGGCACCTGGGCGGCGCCGAGGAGGTGCGCCGCATGCACGAGTCCGGGGAGCTGGCGGAGGCCCTCGAGGCCTGTGAGCCGGCGCCGGGCGCCGCCGGAGGCGGGAAAGATGGGCCGGGGGGCTTCGCCGCGGAGCCGTGCGGCGGGTGCGGGGGCGCGCGGTTCGTGCCGTGCGACGTCTGCTCCGGCAGCTGCAAGTTGTTCGTCGAGGACGAGGACGGCGCCGGGGCGTTCAGGCGGTGCCCGGACTGCAACGAGAACGGGCTACTGAGATGTCCAATCTGTTAA